TGAACGAAATTAATGAACACTGCTCCCAAAATCAAGTCAGAATTTTACATAAACAGTCTAATTGGGAAGGGCAGCTTATTGATTGGATTCATGAAGCTCAAAGTCATCAGCTTGATGGGATCATTATGAACCCCGGTGCTTTTACTCATTATAGCTATGCGATAAGAGACGCGGTAAGTAGTGTGGAAATCCCAGTCATTGAAGTGCACATTTCCAATGTACATAATCGAGAAGAATTCAGGAAAGAATCTGTCATTGCCCCTGTATGTGTTGGTCAAATAAGTGGCTTTGGATTTGAAAGCTATAAAATGGCTGTTGATTATTTTATAAGGAGGAGAAATCATGGGACGTCTTAATCAGTTAAGAGACAAATTTTCAAGCAATAACATTGATGGAATGTTAGTTACAAGCAGTTATAACCGTAGATACATGGCTGGCTTCACTGGAACAGCGGGTGTTGCATTAATTTCAGAAAACGGTGCAAAATTTATTACGGACTTCCGCTACGTAGAACAAGCTCAAGAGCAATGTGAAGAGTTTGATATAGTTCAACATACTGGAGCTATTCACGAAGAAATTGCAAAGCAAGTAAAAGAGTTAGGAATCAAGCAGCTCGGTTTTGAAAAAGATCATGTGACTTACAGTGCGTATGATACATATAAAAGCAACATTGAGACAGAGCTTGTTGGGGTCAGTGGTTTAATCGAAAGTTTAAGGTTAATCAAAAGTGATGATGAATTAAAAGTTATCAAAGATGCTGTAAAAATTGCAGATGCGGCTTTTGATCATATTACAAATTATATTCGTGCTGGGGTCAAAGAGATTGACGTATCAAATGAACTTGAATTTTTCATGAGAAAACAAGGCGCAGTATCTTCGTCATTTGATATTATTGTTGCATCTGGTTACAGATCTGCCTTGCCACATGGTGTAGCCAGTGAGAAAGTGATTGAAAAAGGCGAGCTTGTAACATTAGACTTTGGTGCATATTATAATGGGTACTGCTCCGATATTACTCGTACTGTAGCTGTTGGTGAGCCAGACGAAAAACTAAAGGAAATTTATGATACAGTGTTACAAGCACAGTTACGTGGGGTAAATGGCATTAAACCAGGAATGACAGGGAAAGAAGCAGATGCGCTAACTCGTGACTATATTACTGAAAAAGGGTACGGGGAATACTTTGGTCATTCAACTGGACATGGTATGGGCCTTGAAGTGCACGAAGGCCCAGGACTATCAGTTAAATCAGATAAAGTCCTTGAACCAGGGATGGTTGTAACCGTTGAACCAGGGATTTATGTTGCTGGTGTGGGCGGAACTCGAATTGAAGATGATATTGTCGTAACGAAAGACGGAAATGACATTTTATCTTCATCAACAAAAGAGTTACTAATTTTAGGTGAGTAAGTTTAGTACGTTCAATTAACAGGAGGATTAAAGAATGATTTCAGTTAATGATTTAAAAACAGGTTTAACAATTGAAGTAGACAACGACATTTGGCAAGTAATGGATTTCCAACACGTAAAACCAGGGAAAGGTGCGGCATTTGTTCGTACGAAACTTCGTGGTCTACGTAATGGAAACGTTCAAGAAAAAACATTCCGTGCAGGTGAAAAAGTCGGGAAAGCACATCTTGATAACCGTAAAATGTCTTATTTATACTCTAGCGGTGACATTCATACGTTCATGGATAATGAATCTTTTGAACAATTAGAGTTGCCAAGTAACCAAATTGAAAACCAGTTAAATTACTTAAAAGAAAACATGGAAGTATCGATCTTAATTTATCAAGGTGAAACACTTGGGGTTGATGTTCCAAACACTGTAGAACTTGAAGTAACAGAAACAGAACCAGGAATTAAAGGGGATACTGCTTCTGGTGGAACGAAGCCTGCAACATTAGAAACAGGCTTAACAGTACAAGTACCATTCTTTATTAACGAAGGAGATGTTCTTGTTATTGATACGCGTAAAGGCGAGTATGTATCAAGAGCATAATTCAAAGAATTAAAGTAAAAACGCGTGAGACAATGTCGTCTTGCGTGTTTTTTTTGTTTGACTATCCTAATATTAGTGCTTATGTGCACGCTATCACCTCTAGGCACAAGTGCGACATTCACTCTATATTCGTTGGTTCACTTGCTATAGCGGTTAATAAGTTATTAAGCCCCCCCGTGAGCAGATAAAGCTTTCATACATAAAGTAACCAAAATCTATATTCACGCTGTAAAAAAGAAAGGTCACCAAAGCTTGGTGGCCTTTTTCGCACGCAAAATAGCGAACTTCATCCGTTCAAAAAAGAGCCGTTTTATGTAAAGGCATTGTTGATCTTCATTATTGATTATCAAAAGGCACTAGATGACCGCAGCAAGCGAGTGTAATTTTGAGAAATCAACATTAACCTTTAACAAAGCCTTCCTAAAAATGAAATTCTTTCATGAAGCCGATAGATATAGTCATAAATAGGACACGCATTCATATATTTTTCAGTAGACAGTCTAACGCGAAGAAATGAGGGTGAGAACGAATGAAAGAAATCATTAACGTTCTTCCAGAAGTAATAAGGAAGCTAGTAGTTCAATTACCTGAATCAATACAGTATGAAGTTGAGGAGGTAAGACTCCGAGTGAATCGACCTGTTGAAATTAGAACAGGAGATCGTTCAATGACATTACCTAGAGGTTCCACACCTTATGTTTTTTCATCACAAGATGCAAAGCTAATGTTAGGGCTTTTAAGTGAACATTCTGTTTATCGTCTAGAAGAAGAGCTAAAAAAAGGCTATTTAACAATTGCGGGTGGACATCGTGTTGGGTTAGCTGGACGAGTCATCATGGAGAAGGGGGCAGTGAAAGGACTTCGCGATATCAGCTCTTTTAATATACGCATCGCAAGAGAGAAACAAGGTGTGGCTGATCCTTATTTAGAAAGACTCCTTCATCGAAAAGGGTGGTGCCACACATTAATTATCGGACCTCCTAAAACAGGTAAAACAACATTATTACGTGATTTAGCAAGAAACATTAGCTTGGGAGTTAAAAACAAACATGTGCCACCGATGAATGTTGGGATTATAGATGAACGCTCAGAAATAGCTGGCTGTGTAAAAGGAGTTCCTCAACATGAATTTGGAACAAAAGTAGATGTACTAGATAGCTGTCCGAAGGCAGAAGGACTGATGATGATGATTCGTTCGATGGGGCCTGAAGTTCTAATCGTTGATGAAGTAGGAAGACAACAAGATGGAGAAGCGATTTTAGAAGCTGTACATGCTGGTGTTTCAGTGATTGCAACAGTTCACGGGAAAAACTTAGAAGATGTTAAGCGCCGCCCAACAATCTCCAACTTACTTAACGAGAATGTTTTTGAAAGAATTATTGAAATTCACCCATTAACAAAAAAAGGAACCATTCATTATTTAGATAAACGCCCAGCCCAAGGTGGGATACGAAAATGAAGTTGTTAGGTGCTTTTATCATAATTGTTACAAGTACATTGTTAGGGTGGGAATTTGCTAGAAGGTTTACGAGGAGAAAGAACCAAATACGCCAACTACGCTTAGCGTTTGAAGCATTAGAAGGGGAGATGGTTTTCTCAATGGCTCCGCTATCAGATGCATGTCAGAAAGTGGCTGTTCAATCTGCTGCTCCAATTAATCAGCTTTTTTCCGAGGTATCTGAAAAGTTGACTTCTGAAGAAAAGTCAGCTCCTGACATTTGGGCGGACTGCTTAAAGAAGTGGAAGAAAAAAACGGACCTTGAAGCAGCAGAGATCAATATTTTAGAGCAATTTGGCCAAACAATCGGCCAACAAGATATTGAAACACAGCGAAATCAAATTAGGCTTGCCATTACTTATTTTGAACAAGAAGAAAAACATGCCCAAGAGTCCGAGAAGAAATATGAGTCAATGTATCGAAGCCTCGGGTTTTTAGGTGGGGTACTCATTGTCATCATCATGATGTAAATAGGGCGAAGGAGGAACCACAATGAATTATGATGTTAGTTTGATCTTTCAGATTGCTGGAGTAGGGATTGTTGTTGCTATGATTCACACTGTATTAAAGCAAATGGGAAAGGAAGAAATCGCAAATTGGGTAACCTTAATTGCCTTTGTTGTTGTGCTATATATGGTTGCATCTGTTGTCGATGATTTATTTACAAAGATAAGAAGTGTCTTTCTTTTCCAAAGCTGATAGGGGGTGATGGTCATTGAAATCATCCAAATCGTCGGCTTAGGGATGATCGCGACGTTTTTAGCGTTAGTCGTTAAAGAGCATAAGCCGATATTCGCATTTATACTGACAGTTTTTGTTGGCGTTATTATCTTCTTATTCCTAATCGATAAAATTGCACTCATTATTGGCATGTTAGAAGATTTAGCGGCGAGTGCGAACATTAACCTTATGTATGTACAAACGATTTTAAAAATAATTGGTATAGCTTATATCGCTGAGTTTGGAGCACAGATTGCAAAGGATGCAGGTCAAGGGGCGATGGCTTCAAAAATTGAATTAGCTGGAAAAGTACTTATTATGGTCATGGCGATCCCAATTATTTCAGTCATCATTGAAACAATTATCGGACTAATTCCAAATTAATGGAGGGGGAAGGATGAAAAAGTACATTTGTATAATCATCGCAGCAGCATTGATGATGATCCTTCTTCCTGAAGATGTACAAGCAGAAGGTAATGTGACAACTGAACAACAAGAGCAGATGATTGAATCGCAAATTGAGAAGTTAGGGTTAGAGGACATAGGTCAATTTTGGAATGATGTACTCCATGAATATGAAGGGTACCTGCCTGAAAGTCAAAGAGGTAGTTTCATGGAGTTTGTCAAAGGAGACAAGCAATTATCTCTTTCAGCATGGGTACAAGGGTTATTAAAGTTTTTATTTCATGAAATTTTTGCAAATGGAAAACTTTTAGGAACGTTAATTTTACTAGCTGTCTTTAGTATGATTCTAGCTCAGCTACAACAAGCGTTTGAAAAACATTCAATTAGTAAAGTTGCTTATGCGATAACGTATATGGTTTTGTTGATCATTGCTTTAAATAGTTTTCATATTGCGATGGAATTTACCCAAAACACAATTAAGATAATGAGTAGTTTTATGGTCTCGCTAGTACCATTAATTCTTGTCTTAATGGCATCGATAGGTAGTGTCACCTCTGTCGCACTATTCCACCCGATGGTTATGTTTCTTGTTCATACGAGTGGACTTTTTGTGCAATATTTTGTTTTGCCACTTCTATTTTTATCTACGCTTCTTTTTATCGTCAGTACAATGACGGAACATTACAAGGTGACAAAATTAGCCCAATTCTTAAGAAATTTAGCCGTAGGTGGTCTTGGTATCTTCCTAACTGTTTTTCTAGGTGTCTTATCTGTTCAAGGAGCTACAGCTGCTGTGGCAGATGGAATAGCAGTGAAAACGGCAAAATTTGTTACAGGAAACTTTGTACCAGTTGTAGGCCGCATGTTTACAGATGCTGCTGACACGGTCATGGGGGCATCCGTCTTACTGAAAAATACTGTCGGTGTGGCAGGACTTGCAATCTTGTTACTCATTTGTGCATTTCCAGCACTAAAGATTCTATCATTAGCGGTCATTTATACATTTACAGCAGCAGTTCTTCAGCCGTTGGGTGGTGGCCCGATTATCCAATGTCTTTCGATTATTGGTAAACAAATGCTCTTTATTTTTGCGGCATTAGCAGCAGTATCACTTATGTTCTTTTTATCAATTACGATCATTATTATCTCGGGCAACCTATCGTTAATGATGCGATGATCGTAAATAGAAAGGAGTCGGGCGAATGAGTATTGTAACGGCATGGGTGACAAACATTATTATTCTCATATTATTTGCTACGGTGTTAGAACTTTTGTTACCTAACTCAAAAATGCAACGTTATGTAAAACTAGTAGTCGGTTTAATGTTACTCATGGTCATGTTACAACCAGTACTCTCTATTTTTCAAACTGATCCTGAAGAATGGCTTTCTGAAGTTGTAGATTTTGGGGGGCCAAACCAAGAAAATCAAATGAATAAAATTGAATCAAAGAAAAGAGATATAGAAACGGTACAAGATGCATATATTTCTGAACAAGTGGCTGTCCAACTGAAGAAACAAGCTGAGGGTCCATTAATTGAACAGTTTGAGGTGGTGCCAATAGAAGTGACTATGAACGCAGAGTCTATACCATTAGAGGAAGGATCATTTGATACTTATCCGGAGGTACATGTTCTTATTCAAACCCTAGAAGAAGCTGAAAAAGAAGAAGAAACCGATGAAATATCGATTGTTACGATTGATCCAGTCATTATTGAGAATGACGTTGATCAAGAGCTTGAAGGAAAAACAAGCAGCATAGATAAAGACATCGCTTCATTACTAGCTCGGGAATGGAATGTTCCAGTTGACAAAGTACACATTCATTGGAAGGGAGGGGAGGAATAACGTGGAAAAGCAACCAAAAAACGCAACATTCTTTAAGTTTTTACAGTTTAAGAATCCTAAGAAATTAAATATGAAATATTTAGGGGTTTTACTGGCACTTGGGGTATTTTTTATGATCATTGGAGTCGTTTTACAACCTGATGAAGAGCCTGCTTCAGTCCCGACTTTACAAGAAAATGAAAAA
The Bacillus shivajii DNA segment above includes these coding regions:
- the aroQ gene encoding type II 3-dehydroquinate dehydratase, giving the protein MRLVILNGPNLNRLGKREPSVYGTETLDDLMNEINEHCSQNQVRILHKQSNWEGQLIDWIHEAQSHQLDGIIMNPGAFTHYSYAIRDAVSSVEIPVIEVHISNVHNREEFRKESVIAPVCVGQISGFGFESYKMAVDYFIRRRNHGTS
- a CDS encoding M24 family metallopeptidase; its protein translation is MGRLNQLRDKFSSNNIDGMLVTSSYNRRYMAGFTGTAGVALISENGAKFITDFRYVEQAQEQCEEFDIVQHTGAIHEEIAKQVKELGIKQLGFEKDHVTYSAYDTYKSNIETELVGVSGLIESLRLIKSDDELKVIKDAVKIADAAFDHITNYIRAGVKEIDVSNELEFFMRKQGAVSSSFDIIVASGYRSALPHGVASEKVIEKGELVTLDFGAYYNGYCSDITRTVAVGEPDEKLKEIYDTVLQAQLRGVNGIKPGMTGKEADALTRDYITEKGYGEYFGHSTGHGMGLEVHEGPGLSVKSDKVLEPGMVVTVEPGIYVAGVGGTRIEDDIVVTKDGNDILSSSTKELLILGE
- the efp gene encoding elongation factor P codes for the protein MISVNDLKTGLTIEVDNDIWQVMDFQHVKPGKGAAFVRTKLRGLRNGNVQEKTFRAGEKVGKAHLDNRKMSYLYSSGDIHTFMDNESFEQLELPSNQIENQLNYLKENMEVSILIYQGETLGVDVPNTVELEVTETEPGIKGDTASGGTKPATLETGLTVQVPFFINEGDVLVIDTRKGEYVSRA
- the spoIIIAA gene encoding stage III sporulation protein AA, with protein sequence MKEIINVLPEVIRKLVVQLPESIQYEVEEVRLRVNRPVEIRTGDRSMTLPRGSTPYVFSSQDAKLMLGLLSEHSVYRLEEELKKGYLTIAGGHRVGLAGRVIMEKGAVKGLRDISSFNIRIAREKQGVADPYLERLLHRKGWCHTLIIGPPKTGKTTLLRDLARNISLGVKNKHVPPMNVGIIDERSEIAGCVKGVPQHEFGTKVDVLDSCPKAEGLMMMIRSMGPEVLIVDEVGRQQDGEAILEAVHAGVSVIATVHGKNLEDVKRRPTISNLLNENVFERIIEIHPLTKKGTIHYLDKRPAQGGIRK
- the spoIIIAB gene encoding stage III sporulation protein SpoIIIAB, translated to MKLLGAFIIIVTSTLLGWEFARRFTRRKNQIRQLRLAFEALEGEMVFSMAPLSDACQKVAVQSAAPINQLFSEVSEKLTSEEKSAPDIWADCLKKWKKKTDLEAAEINILEQFGQTIGQQDIETQRNQIRLAITYFEQEEKHAQESEKKYESMYRSLGFLGGVLIVIIMM
- the spoIIIAC gene encoding stage III sporulation protein AC, giving the protein MNYDVSLIFQIAGVGIVVAMIHTVLKQMGKEEIANWVTLIAFVVVLYMVASVVDDLFTKIRSVFLFQS
- the spoIIIAD gene encoding stage III sporulation protein AD is translated as MVIEIIQIVGLGMIATFLALVVKEHKPIFAFILTVFVGVIIFLFLIDKIALIIGMLEDLAASANINLMYVQTILKIIGIAYIAEFGAQIAKDAGQGAMASKIELAGKVLIMVMAIPIISVIIETIIGLIPN
- the spoIIIAE gene encoding stage III sporulation protein AE; its protein translation is MKKYICIIIAAALMMILLPEDVQAEGNVTTEQQEQMIESQIEKLGLEDIGQFWNDVLHEYEGYLPESQRGSFMEFVKGDKQLSLSAWVQGLLKFLFHEIFANGKLLGTLILLAVFSMILAQLQQAFEKHSISKVAYAITYMVLLIIALNSFHIAMEFTQNTIKIMSSFMVSLVPLILVLMASIGSVTSVALFHPMVMFLVHTSGLFVQYFVLPLLFLSTLLFIVSTMTEHYKVTKLAQFLRNLAVGGLGIFLTVFLGVLSVQGATAAVADGIAVKTAKFVTGNFVPVVGRMFTDAADTVMGASVLLKNTVGVAGLAILLLICAFPALKILSLAVIYTFTAAVLQPLGGGPIIQCLSIIGKQMLFIFAALAAVSLMFFLSITIIIISGNLSLMMR
- the spoIIIAF gene encoding stage III sporulation protein AF, whose translation is MSIVTAWVTNIIILILFATVLELLLPNSKMQRYVKLVVGLMLLMVMLQPVLSIFQTDPEEWLSEVVDFGGPNQENQMNKIESKKRDIETVQDAYISEQVAVQLKKQAEGPLIEQFEVVPIEVTMNAESIPLEEGSFDTYPEVHVLIQTLEEAEKEEETDEISIVTIDPVIIENDVDQELEGKTSSIDKDIASLLAREWNVPVDKVHIHWKGGEE